A genomic segment from Candidatus Methanosuratincola sp. encodes:
- a CDS encoding RHS repeat-associated core domain-containing protein, translated as MAFTAYLKEAILGFYHHHARWCDPALGCFLSPDALVPEAGNALDYHRYAYVRFNPLKYTDPSGHCVFGLDTIVCVIAGAAIAGGVAGATVDVAKQTLIEQKNWGEIDWGEVTGSGIGGGVSGAIFAFAPPSAGLFTLLGFSAVGGAVGGQAATVAQATYDNFWAGKATNTSILEMAIQNGFLDPTQIVADSAGGMISGVAGGVLGKIFRSSGILSEPAGEIIRRADIPMVRWEQYIDEPGKWVFRSEGRVIVMEAEFWEKMIRSFAQGGYSSVETLLIEAINQGTVEVVDHD; from the coding sequence ATCGCTTTTACTGCTTACTTAAAGGAAGCAATTTTAGGATTCTACCATCACCATGCCCGCTGGTGTGACCCGGCGCTGGGGTGCTTCCTCTCGCCGGATGCGCTCGTTCCGGAGGCGGGCAATGCGCTGGACTATCATCGCTATGCGTATGTGCGCTTTAATCCGCTCAAGTACACCGACCCGAGCGGCCACTGCGTTTTTGGTCTCGATACAATCGTTTGCGTCATTGCGGGGGCTGCAATAGCGGGCGGAGTCGCCGGAGCTACCGTAGATGTTGCAAAGCAAACCCTTATAGAACAAAAGAACTGGGGTGAAATTGACTGGGGTGAAGTCACTGGTTCTGGGATTGGAGGAGGTGTCAGTGGTGCAATTTTTGCCTTTGCCCCACCGAGTGCAGGCTTGTTTACATTACTTGGATTTAGTGCTGTGGGAGGTGCAGTTGGTGGTCAAGCCGCCACAGTGGCGCAAGCAACATATGACAATTTCTGGGCAGGTAAAGCAACAAATACTTCAATTCTTGAAATGGCCATTCAAAATGGATTTCTTGACCCGACGCAGATAGTTGCCGACAGTGCTGGTGGAATGATTAGCGGTGTTGCGGGAGGAGTGCTTGGTAAAATCTTCCGTTCTTCCGGAATACTTTCTGAGCCTGCTGGAGAGATTATCCGCAGGGCAGACATTCCAATGGTTCGCTGGGAGCAGTATATCGATGAGCCCGGCAAATGGGTCTTCCGAAGCGAAGGGCGTGTTATCGTCATGGAGGCAGAGTTCTGGGAGAAGATGATTCGCTCTTTTGCTCAGGGTGGATACTCGTCTGTTGAAACTCTTCTCATCGAAGCTATCAACCAGGGTACAGTTGAGGTGGTTGATCATGATTAA